From Rhodanobacteraceae bacterium, the proteins below share one genomic window:
- a CDS encoding Ku domain protein — MAARPIWSGTITFGLLNIPVQLMPGERHVDLHFRMLDSRNNARIRYERINEETGEEVPWKEVVKAFEYDKGNYVVLEKEDFEKAAPESTESVDIEAFIDAGDIGPEYFEKPYYLVPAKKAEKGYVLLRETLKRLKTAGLARVVIRTREYLSLVLPRDDALLLMLLRYPQEVIADDEYAFPDKKISAYRVTQKELDMAETLVKSMVGKWKPGEYHDDFRERLTKVIEARIKAKGVVRAPAAEEAAMPKNASTNVVDFMSLLQKSIDNKQRTPAKESGATAKKAGHRGSARRKSSTRKKTAKRS; from the coding sequence ATGGCGGCAAGACCCATCTGGAGCGGCACCATCACCTTCGGCCTGCTCAACATCCCGGTGCAGCTGATGCCGGGCGAGCGGCACGTCGACCTGCATTTCCGGATGCTCGACTCGCGCAACAACGCGCGCATCCGCTACGAACGCATCAACGAGGAAACCGGCGAGGAAGTGCCGTGGAAGGAAGTGGTCAAGGCCTTCGAATACGACAAGGGCAATTACGTGGTGCTCGAAAAGGAGGACTTCGAGAAGGCTGCGCCGGAATCCACCGAATCGGTGGACATCGAAGCCTTCATCGACGCCGGCGACATCGGTCCCGAGTATTTCGAGAAACCGTATTACCTGGTGCCGGCGAAGAAGGCGGAGAAAGGCTACGTGCTGCTGCGCGAAACGCTGAAGCGCCTGAAGACCGCCGGCCTCGCGCGCGTGGTGATCCGCACCCGCGAATATCTCTCGCTGGTGCTGCCGCGTGACGACGCGCTGCTGCTGATGCTGCTGCGCTATCCGCAGGAAGTCATCGCGGACGACGAATACGCTTTCCCGGACAAGAAGATTTCGGCCTACCGCGTGACGCAGAAGGAACTGGACATGGCCGAGACGCTGGTGAAATCGATGGTCGGCAAGTGGAAGCCCGGCGAATACCACGACGATTTCCGCGAGCGCCTGACCAAGGTAATCGAGGCCCGCATCAAGGCCAAGGGCGTGGTGCGCGCGCCCGCGGCGGAAGAAGCCGCGATGCCGAAGAACGCCTCCACCAACGTGGTGGATTTCATGTCGCTGCTGCAGAAGAGCATCGACAACAAGCAGCGCACGCCGGCGAAGGAATCCGGTGCGACTGCGAAGAAAGCCGGCCACCGCGGCAGCGCGCGGCGCAAGTCCAGCACGCGGAAGAAAACGGCGAAACGTTCGTGA
- a CDS encoding Inner membrane protein YfdC: MNRSGDQQDADRAEAGGGRYAPALDEEELHDAERRMPPRAAVLHEAIGAVGEEELKRTPSALMWSGLAAGLSMGFSMIASGALQAYLPDAPFAHLTTALGYSTGFVIVIMARQQLFTENTLTVVLPLISAPSWGKLGLMLRLWSVVFVANIIGVAIVALAVAKLPLFAPPVDRAIAALGTTLMSYPVPEMFVKAIAGGWIIATMVWLMPAAESARLWIIVGLTWLIAAAGLVHVIGSAGEVFYLLFAGRLPWPEVFRHYLGPVLAGNIVGGTLIFTLISHAQVRSDTH; the protein is encoded by the coding sequence ATGAACCGGTCCGGCGATCAGCAGGATGCGGATCGCGCTGAGGCCGGCGGGGGCCGCTACGCGCCGGCGCTGGACGAAGAGGAACTGCACGACGCCGAGCGCCGGATGCCGCCGCGCGCGGCGGTGCTGCACGAAGCCATCGGCGCGGTGGGCGAAGAGGAACTGAAGCGCACGCCGTCGGCGTTGATGTGGTCGGGACTCGCCGCCGGCTTGTCGATGGGTTTTTCGATGATCGCCAGCGGCGCACTGCAGGCGTACCTGCCGGACGCGCCGTTCGCGCACCTGACCACCGCGCTCGGCTACAGCACCGGCTTCGTGATCGTGATCATGGCGCGCCAGCAGTTGTTCACCGAGAACACGCTGACCGTGGTGCTGCCGCTGATCTCCGCGCCCAGCTGGGGCAAGCTCGGGCTGATGCTGCGGCTGTGGAGCGTCGTGTTCGTCGCGAACATCATCGGCGTCGCGATCGTCGCGCTTGCGGTCGCGAAGCTGCCGCTGTTCGCACCGCCGGTCGATCGCGCGATCGCCGCGCTGGGCACGACGCTGATGTCGTATCCGGTGCCGGAGATGTTCGTGAAGGCCATCGCGGGCGGCTGGATCATCGCGACGATGGTGTGGTTGATGCCGGCGGCCGAATCGGCGCGGCTGTGGATCATCGTCGGCCTGACCTGGCTGATCGCGGCGGCCGGGCTGGTGCACGTGATCGGTTCGGCGGGCGAGGTGTTCTACCTGCTGTTCGCGGGGCGGCTGCCGTGGCCGGAAGTGTTCCGGCATTACCTGGGGCCGGTGCTGGCCGGCAACATCGTCGGCGGCACGCTGATCTTCACGCTGATCAGCCACGCGCAGGTGCGCAGCGACACGCATTGA
- a CDS encoding ATP-dependent DNA ligase clustered with Ku protein, LigD, translating to MAGRRTPQRSEAGLATYRRKRHFGHTPEPAATSRAQRPAAAGRTFVIHLHHARRRHFDLRLQVGGVLRSWAVPKGPSRDPSIRHLAVQVEDHPLSYGSFEGTIPEGHYGAGTVAIWDEGTWSTEGSAAQQIDKGHLRFELHGARLHGHWSLVRTRVERGKAQWLLIKGDDEFVVPGDVADDTPLSEWKAEHGIADTQRKPRARRATRKAAALPAPDAFEFELARLYPRAPEGEDWLHEVKYDGYRMLAWRNGRDLQLLSRNRLDWTDKLPAIAQAILALDCHGCVLDGELVVFDESGRSRFDLLQKEFNRAQAEAVRYAVFDLLALNGDDLRDAPLLERKAALSRLLEYAEANPSTSPLVVSGFLRGNGALAYKRACEAGLEGIIAKSANAPYRGGRGDAWRKLKCIDSDEFVIVGYTPGKGSRGALGALLLAEPRGKQWRYVGRVGTGMDTEMLERLHAKLKPAKHKPELIDAPNAKQLRGGRPVWVEPDTVVEIAFRGRTGDDFLRQGSFKGLRPDKSPADLRDSDRAPKESSMPARKTSSKARAKRAEPESGINLTHPDRVLIEKPRVTKQGLAEFYASIADHLLPGVIGRPLSLVRCPDGAGGECFFQKHPMTGMPEAIGIGDARSAEGKKQEYVYVKDIEGVIGLVQMNVIEIHPWGSTIADLEHPDRIVFDLDPDTGVEWPRVRDAARTVRERLQAVGLESFLRTTGGKGVHVVVPLNPRPDWETAKAFAHALARTLEQESPKDFVSVATKNRRKGRIFVDYLRNARGSTAVASYCVRARPGAGVATPLRWEELARLKSGAQYTFDNIARRLKTMKQDPWQGFDEVRQALPQSRGA from the coding sequence ATGGCAGGACGCCGAACCCCGCAACGTTCCGAAGCAGGGCTTGCGACGTACCGGCGCAAGCGCCATTTCGGGCACACGCCGGAGCCGGCTGCGACGTCCCGCGCGCAGCGTCCCGCCGCCGCCGGCCGCACGTTCGTGATCCACCTGCACCACGCGCGCCGCCGCCACTTCGACCTGCGCCTGCAGGTCGGCGGCGTGCTGCGCAGCTGGGCCGTGCCGAAAGGGCCGTCGCGCGATCCTTCGATCAGGCACCTCGCGGTGCAGGTGGAAGACCATCCGCTGAGCTATGGTTCGTTCGAAGGCACGATCCCGGAAGGCCATTACGGCGCGGGCACGGTGGCGATCTGGGACGAAGGCACCTGGAGCACCGAAGGTTCGGCCGCGCAGCAGATCGACAAGGGTCATCTGCGTTTCGAACTGCACGGCGCGCGCCTGCACGGCCACTGGTCGCTGGTGCGCACGCGCGTCGAGCGCGGCAAGGCGCAGTGGCTGCTGATCAAGGGCGACGACGAATTCGTGGTGCCGGGCGACGTGGCCGACGACACGCCACTGTCGGAATGGAAGGCGGAACACGGTATCGCGGACACTCAGCGCAAGCCGCGTGCGCGGCGCGCGACACGCAAGGCCGCCGCCCTGCCCGCGCCGGACGCATTCGAATTCGAACTCGCGCGCCTGTATCCGCGCGCGCCCGAGGGCGAGGACTGGCTGCACGAGGTGAAATACGACGGATACCGGATGCTCGCTTGGCGGAACGGTCGCGACCTGCAACTGCTGTCGCGCAACCGCCTCGACTGGACGGACAAGCTGCCCGCGATCGCGCAAGCCATCCTCGCGCTCGACTGCCACGGCTGCGTGCTCGACGGCGAGCTGGTGGTGTTCGACGAAAGCGGCCGCAGCCGCTTCGACCTGTTGCAGAAGGAATTCAACCGCGCGCAGGCCGAAGCCGTGCGCTACGCGGTGTTCGACCTGCTGGCCTTGAACGGCGACGACCTGCGCGACGCGCCGCTGCTGGAACGCAAGGCAGCGCTGTCGCGCCTGCTCGAATACGCCGAGGCGAATCCTTCGACCAGCCCGCTGGTCGTTTCGGGTTTCCTGCGCGGCAACGGCGCGCTCGCGTACAAGCGTGCATGCGAAGCGGGACTGGAAGGCATCATCGCCAAATCGGCGAACGCGCCGTATCGCGGCGGACGCGGTGACGCGTGGCGCAAACTGAAATGCATCGACTCCGACGAATTCGTGATCGTCGGTTACACGCCCGGCAAGGGTTCGCGCGGCGCGCTGGGCGCGCTGCTGCTGGCCGAACCGCGCGGCAAGCAATGGCGCTACGTCGGCCGCGTCGGCACCGGCATGGATACCGAAATGCTGGAACGCCTGCACGCGAAACTGAAACCCGCGAAGCACAAGCCCGAACTGATCGACGCGCCGAACGCCAAGCAGTTGCGTGGCGGGCGCCCGGTGTGGGTGGAACCCGACACCGTGGTGGAAATCGCGTTCCGCGGCCGCACCGGCGATGACTTCCTGCGCCAGGGCAGCTTCAAGGGCCTGCGCCCCGACAAGTCGCCCGCCGATCTCCGCGACAGCGACCGCGCACCCAAGGAGTCCAGCATGCCTGCACGAAAGACGTCCTCGAAGGCCCGCGCGAAGCGCGCGGAGCCCGAGTCCGGCATCAACCTGACGCACCCCGATCGCGTACTGATTGAAAAGCCGCGCGTCACCAAGCAAGGGCTCGCCGAGTTCTATGCGAGCATCGCGGATCACCTGTTGCCCGGCGTCATCGGCCGCCCGTTGTCGCTAGTGCGCTGCCCCGACGGCGCGGGTGGCGAATGTTTTTTCCAGAAGCATCCGATGACCGGCATGCCGGAAGCGATCGGGATCGGCGACGCGCGCAGCGCCGAAGGCAAGAAGCAGGAGTACGTGTACGTCAAGGACATCGAAGGCGTGATCGGTTTGGTGCAGATGAACGTGATCGAGATCCATCCGTGGGGTTCGACCATCGCCGATCTCGAACATCCCGATCGCATCGTGTTCGACCTCGATCCCGACACCGGCGTCGAATGGCCGCGCGTGCGCGACGCCGCGCGCACCGTGCGCGAGCGGCTGCAAGCCGTCGGGCTGGAAAGTTTCCTGCGCACCACCGGTGGCAAGGGCGTGCACGTGGTGGTGCCGCTGAACCCGCGTCCGGATTGGGAAACCGCCAAGGCGTTCGCGCACGCGCTGGCGCGCACGCTGGAACAGGAATCGCCGAAGGACTTCGTGTCGGTCGCCACCAAGAACCGCCGCAAGGGCCGCATCTTCGTGGACTACCTGCGCAATGCGCGCGGCTCCACGGCGGTGGCGTCGTACTGCGTGCGCGCGCGGCCCGGCGCCGGCGTGGCGACGCCGCTGCGCTGGGAAGAATTGGCGCGATTGAAATCCGGCGCGCAATACACCTTCGACAACATCGCGCGGCGGTTGAAAACGATGAAGCAGGACCCGTGGCAGGGTTTCGATGAAGTGCGGCAGGCGTTGCCGCAATCGCGTGGAGCGTAG